From the Sphingomonas phyllosphaerae 5.2 genome, one window contains:
- a CDS encoding glycogen debranching enzyme, translated as MWLCLFDGDAERRVAMTGDGDVWHVHVSGAGAGVRYGFRSATDAGKLLVDPYAVTLDRCFGYDPRLREPGIDTAALVPKAIVTAPLPPLDLAPVFLPGGLVYEVNVRAFTMRHPDVPAAQRGTIAALAHPSVIAHLKRIGVGAVELMPVVAWIDERHLPPLGLGNGWGYNPVVPMALDPRLAPGGVDELRATVAALRNAGIGTILDVVLNHTGESDLLGPTLSLRGLDDAAYARTPDGTLINDAGTGNTLDFANQAVRTLALDTMRHFVTQAGVDGFRFDLATVMARGPGFDRVAPIFAEIAADPLLSSRVLIAEPWDIGPGGYQLGSFPEAWLEWNDRYRDDIRRFWRGDGSAGALATRLMGSGDIFGERTRGVAFAAAHDGFTLSDTVSFAERHNHANGEHNRDGHAGEIAWNNGVEGVSDDPAIHAARATDQRALLATLFATHGTIMLTAGDEFGRTQDGNNNGYAQDELLWLDWPGRDLELEAFVADLARRRAACPSLADPHIARDATWRRLDGQPMSDGDWTNADGFILNLRDATIVVDRTRRTVTLEPSAYSQTA; from the coding sequence ATGTGGCTATGCCTGTTCGACGGCGATGCCGAGCGTCGCGTCGCCATGACCGGCGACGGCGACGTCTGGCATGTGCACGTCTCGGGGGCAGGGGCCGGCGTGCGCTACGGCTTCCGCAGCGCCACGGACGCCGGCAAGCTGCTGGTCGACCCGTACGCCGTCACGCTCGATCGTTGCTTCGGCTACGATCCCCGTCTGCGCGAGCCCGGCATCGACACCGCCGCGCTGGTGCCGAAGGCGATCGTCACCGCGCCGCTGCCGCCGCTCGACCTCGCGCCCGTGTTTCTCCCCGGCGGGCTGGTCTACGAGGTGAACGTGCGTGCCTTCACGATGCGTCACCCCGATGTACCGGCGGCGCAGCGCGGCACGATCGCCGCGCTCGCGCACCCGTCGGTGATCGCGCACCTGAAACGGATCGGTGTCGGCGCAGTGGAGCTGATGCCGGTCGTCGCATGGATCGACGAACGCCACCTTCCGCCGCTGGGGCTCGGCAACGGCTGGGGCTACAACCCGGTCGTGCCGATGGCGCTCGACCCGCGGCTCGCTCCCGGCGGCGTCGACGAGCTGCGCGCGACGGTTGCCGCTCTGCGCAACGCCGGCATCGGGACGATCCTCGACGTGGTACTGAACCATACCGGCGAGAGCGACCTGCTCGGCCCGACGCTCAGCCTGCGCGGCCTCGACGATGCCGCCTACGCCCGCACCCCCGATGGCACGCTGATCAACGACGCCGGCACCGGCAACACGCTCGACTTCGCGAATCAGGCGGTCCGCACGCTGGCGCTCGATACGATGCGTCACTTCGTGACCCAGGCCGGCGTCGACGGTTTCCGCTTCGACCTTGCCACCGTCATGGCGCGCGGTCCGGGCTTCGATCGCGTCGCGCCGATCTTCGCCGAGATCGCGGCCGATCCGTTACTCTCGTCACGCGTGCTGATCGCCGAGCCGTGGGATATCGGCCCGGGCGGTTACCAGCTCGGCAGCTTCCCCGAAGCGTGGCTGGAGTGGAACGACCGCTACCGCGACGACATCCGCCGCTTCTGGCGCGGCGATGGTAGTGCGGGTGCGCTCGCGACGCGGCTGATGGGATCAGGCGACATCTTCGGCGAGCGCACGCGCGGGGTCGCCTTCGCCGCTGCGCATGACGGCTTCACCTTGTCCGACACCGTTTCCTTCGCCGAGCGTCACAATCACGCCAATGGCGAGCACAACCGTGACGGCCATGCCGGCGAGATCGCATGGAACAACGGTGTCGAAGGTGTGAGCGACGATCCCGCGATCCATGCCGCTCGCGCCACCGACCAGCGCGCGCTGCTTGCCACGTTGTTCGCCACGCACGGCACGATCATGCTGACCGCCGGCGACGAATTCGGCCGCACGCAGGACGGCAACAACAACGGCTATGCGCAGGACGAATTGCTGTGGCTAGACTGGCCGGGCCGCGACCTCGAACTCGAGGCGTTCGTCGCCGACCTTGCACGGCGGCGCGCGGCTTGTCCGTCGCTGGCCGACCCGCACATCGCGCGCGACGCGACATGGCGTCGGCTCGATGGTCAGCCGATGTCCGATGGCGACTGGACGAATGCGGACGGTTTCATCCTCAACCTGCGCGACGCGACGATCGTGGTCGATCGCACGAGACGCACCGTCACGCTCGAGCCGTCAGCCTATTCGCAAACGGCATAG
- the glgB gene encoding 1,4-alpha-glucan branching protein GlgB yields the protein MKPPVAAIDALLDGTNEDPFALLGPHEGPDGTFARVWIPGAEAVTARALDGAVLGKLAKVDDRGLFEGVIDGVPQPLRYVAAGGGVEWWVTDPYSFGPVLGPTDDFLMNEGTHFRLHDKMGAHLIVHEGAEGVHFSVWAPNARRVAVVGDFNDWDPRRHGMRRRNDTGVWEIFLPDIGAGRAYKYAITGPDGVAQPLKADPYAFAAELRPKTASLTTAPMHHEWGDAAHREAWASVDPRRAPISIYEVHAGSWQRDENGWFLTWDMLAERLIPYAVAMGFTHIEFMPISEHPYDPSWGYQTTGLYAPSARFGDHEGFARFVDGAHRAGIGVLLDWVPAHFPTDAHGLSRFDGTALYEHEDPRLGYHPDWNTAIYNFGRREVSAFLVNNALFWAERYHVDGLRVDAVASMLYRDYSRKDGEWIANREGGRENWEAVEFMRAANRALYAREPGAFTVAEESTSWPGVSAPAYDEAPRTALGFGFKWNMGWMHDTLKYMAREPVHRKHHHAAITFGLVYAFDENFVLPISHDEVVHGKGSMLTKMPGDDWQKFANLRTYYAMMWGYPGKKLLFMGQEFAQRAEWSEERALDWDLLNSSAHDGVRKLVRDLNRLYREKRALHARDCEPEGFRWLVQDDAENSVFVWLRSAPGAPPIAVIVNMTPVARMPYRVPLPHDGRWREVLNSDAHDYWGSGLGNLGGVVATGGYADVTLPPLATVMLEWEPAA from the coding sequence GTGAAGCCGCCGGTCGCCGCGATCGACGCGCTGCTGGACGGGACCAACGAGGATCCGTTTGCGCTGCTCGGCCCGCACGAAGGGCCGGACGGAACGTTCGCCCGCGTGTGGATACCGGGTGCGGAGGCGGTCACGGCCCGCGCGCTGGACGGCGCGGTGCTGGGGAAGTTGGCGAAGGTCGACGATCGCGGGCTGTTCGAGGGCGTGATCGACGGCGTGCCACAGCCGCTGCGCTACGTCGCGGCTGGCGGCGGCGTCGAATGGTGGGTCACCGATCCGTACAGCTTCGGCCCGGTGCTCGGGCCGACCGACGATTTCCTGATGAACGAAGGCACGCACTTTCGCCTTCACGACAAGATGGGCGCGCACCTGATCGTCCATGAGGGCGCCGAGGGGGTCCATTTCTCGGTCTGGGCGCCCAACGCACGCCGCGTCGCGGTGGTCGGCGACTTCAACGACTGGGATCCGCGCCGCCACGGCATGCGGCGTCGCAACGACACCGGGGTGTGGGAGATATTCCTGCCCGACATCGGTGCTGGCCGCGCCTACAAATACGCGATTACCGGTCCGGACGGTGTGGCCCAGCCGCTGAAAGCAGACCCTTACGCCTTTGCCGCCGAACTGCGCCCGAAGACCGCGTCGCTCACGACGGCGCCGATGCACCATGAATGGGGTGATGCCGCACACCGCGAGGCATGGGCTTCGGTCGACCCGCGCCGCGCACCCATCAGCATCTACGAGGTCCACGCCGGAAGCTGGCAGCGCGACGAGAACGGCTGGTTCCTGACGTGGGACATGCTGGCCGAGCGACTGATCCCCTATGCCGTCGCGATGGGGTTCACCCACATCGAGTTCATGCCGATCTCCGAGCATCCTTACGATCCGAGCTGGGGATACCAGACGACCGGTCTCTACGCGCCGAGTGCGCGGTTCGGCGACCATGAGGGGTTTGCGCGCTTCGTCGACGGCGCACACCGTGCCGGGATCGGCGTGTTGCTCGACTGGGTGCCTGCGCATTTCCCGACCGACGCGCACGGCCTGTCGCGGTTCGACGGTACCGCGCTTTACGAGCATGAAGATCCGCGGCTCGGCTATCATCCCGACTGGAACACCGCGATCTACAATTTCGGCCGGCGCGAGGTATCCGCCTTCCTGGTCAACAATGCCTTGTTCTGGGCCGAGCGCTATCACGTCGACGGGCTGCGCGTCGATGCGGTCGCCTCGATGCTATACCGCGACTACTCGCGCAAGGACGGCGAATGGATCGCCAACCGTGAGGGCGGACGCGAGAACTGGGAAGCGGTCGAGTTCATGCGCGCCGCCAATCGCGCGCTCTATGCCCGCGAACCCGGCGCCTTCACCGTCGCCGAGGAATCGACCAGCTGGCCCGGCGTCTCCGCTCCCGCCTACGACGAAGCCCCGCGCACCGCGCTCGGCTTCGGGTTCAAGTGGAACATGGGCTGGATGCACGACACGCTGAAGTACATGGCGCGCGAACCGGTGCACCGGAAGCACCATCATGCCGCGATCACCTTCGGCCTCGTTTATGCCTTCGACGAGAACTTCGTCCTGCCGATCAGCCACGACGAAGTCGTGCACGGCAAGGGCTCGATGCTGACCAAGATGCCGGGCGATGATTGGCAGAAGTTCGCCAATCTGCGCACCTACTATGCGATGATGTGGGGGTATCCCGGCAAGAAGCTGTTGTTCATGGGGCAGGAGTTTGCGCAGCGGGCCGAGTGGAGCGAGGAGCGCGCGCTCGACTGGGATCTGCTCAATTCGTCCGCGCACGACGGGGTGCGCAAGCTGGTGCGCGATCTCAACCGCCTCTATCGCGAGAAGCGTGCGCTCCACGCGCGCGATTGCGAGCCCGAGGGATTTCGCTGGCTGGTACAGGACGATGCCGAGAATTCGGTGTTCGTCTGGCTGCGCAGCGCACCGGGTGCGCCGCCGATCGCGGTGATCGTCAACATGACGCCCGTGGCGCGGATGCCGTACCGTGTGCCGCTGCCTCACGACGGGCGCTGGCGCGAAGTGCTGAACTCCGATGCGCACGATTATTGGGGATCGGGGCTGGGCAATCTGGGTGGCGTGGTGGCCACCGGCGGCTATGCCGACGTGACATTGCCGCCGTTGGCGACGGTGATGCTGGAATGGGAGCCCGCGGCGTGA
- a CDS encoding glycogen/starch/alpha-glucan phosphorylase has product MTETEAVRPRGPLALNILDTLVHRIGKDEQAARPHDWLAATILTVRNEIIERWMASTKAAHAAGAKRVYYLSLEFLIGRLLRDALANLSARDEVAAALAELGLDLATLEEIEPDAALGNGGLGRLAACFMESLASLDLPAYGYGIRYVNGMFRQRIDDGWQVELPETWLQYGNPWEFRRRESAYAIGFGGEVHGDESGAVTWKPGELVEAQAVDTPVVGWRGRRVNTLRLWTARSLDPFKLDAFNRGDFEGAMANQLRAETLVRVLYPNDTTAAGQELRLRQEYFFSSASIQDIVRRHVQYFGDIRTLPDRAAIQLNDTHPAVSVAELMRILLDEHGLGFDEAWEITQKTFGYTNHTLLPEALESWPLPLFERLLPRHMQLVYAINATLLRAAAKVEGIDERAIAAISLIDEGGERRVRMANLAFAGAHSVNGVAALHTSLMKTTVFADLHRLYPDRINNKTNGITPRRWLQECNPGLTSLIKEAIGDGFTDDAERLTALAPFAEDAAFRERFTAVKRANKVALAEYLRGEMGLRLDPSAMFDVQIKRIHEYKRQLLNIIETVALYDQIRSHPERDWTPRVKLFAGKAASSYHQAKLIIKLAGDVARRVNADPSIGGLLKVAFVPNYNVSLAERMVPAADLSEQISTAGMEASGTGNMKFALNGALTIGTLDGANVEIRDHVGAENIVIFGLTADEVAAKRADGYVPREVIENSAELAQAVNAIASGVFSPDDHDRYRDLMNGLYDHDWFMVAADFDAYAAAQRDVDARWGDRDGWARAAIRNVANMGWFSSDRTIGDYARDIWGVK; this is encoded by the coding sequence GTGACTGAGACCGAAGCCGTGCGACCGCGGGGTCCGCTGGCGCTCAACATCCTCGACACGCTGGTCCACCGCATCGGCAAGGATGAACAGGCCGCCAGGCCGCACGATTGGCTGGCGGCGACGATCCTTACCGTTCGCAACGAGATTATCGAGCGCTGGATGGCCTCCACCAAGGCGGCACATGCGGCCGGCGCCAAGCGCGTCTATTATCTCAGCCTGGAATTTCTGATCGGCCGGCTGTTGCGCGACGCGCTCGCCAACCTGTCGGCTCGCGACGAGGTGGCGGCGGCGCTCGCCGAACTTGGCCTCGACCTTGCCACTTTGGAAGAGATCGAGCCCGATGCCGCGCTCGGCAACGGCGGGCTTGGCCGGTTGGCGGCATGCTTCATGGAAAGCCTCGCCAGCCTGGATCTGCCCGCCTACGGCTATGGCATCCGCTACGTGAACGGTATGTTCCGGCAACGGATCGACGACGGCTGGCAGGTCGAACTGCCGGAGACATGGCTGCAATACGGCAACCCGTGGGAGTTCCGCCGCCGGGAGAGCGCCTATGCGATCGGCTTCGGCGGCGAGGTGCACGGCGACGAAAGCGGTGCGGTCACGTGGAAGCCGGGCGAGCTGGTCGAGGCGCAGGCCGTCGATACGCCGGTCGTCGGGTGGCGCGGGCGGCGCGTCAACACGCTGCGGCTGTGGACCGCGCGCAGCCTCGATCCGTTCAAGCTCGACGCCTTCAACCGCGGCGATTTCGAGGGCGCGATGGCGAATCAGCTGCGCGCCGAGACGCTGGTGCGCGTCCTCTATCCCAATGATACCACCGCGGCGGGGCAGGAGCTGCGACTGCGGCAGGAGTATTTCTTCTCCTCGGCGTCGATCCAGGACATCGTCCGTCGCCACGTGCAGTATTTCGGCGACATCCGAACCTTGCCGGATCGCGCCGCGATTCAGCTCAACGACACCCACCCGGCGGTGTCGGTGGCCGAGTTGATGCGCATCCTGCTCGACGAGCACGGGCTGGGCTTCGACGAGGCATGGGAGATCACGCAGAAGACGTTCGGCTACACCAATCACACGCTGCTGCCCGAGGCGCTGGAAAGCTGGCCCTTGCCGCTGTTCGAGCGGCTGCTGCCACGACACATGCAGTTGGTCTACGCGATCAACGCTACGCTGCTGCGCGCCGCCGCCAAGGTCGAGGGGATCGACGAGCGCGCGATCGCCGCGATCAGCCTGATCGACGAAGGGGGTGAGCGGCGCGTCCGCATGGCCAATCTCGCCTTCGCCGGCGCGCACAGCGTCAACGGCGTGGCGGCGCTGCACACCAGCCTGATGAAGACCACCGTCTTCGCGGACCTGCACCGGCTTTATCCGGACCGCATCAACAACAAGACCAACGGCATCACCCCGCGCCGCTGGCTGCAGGAATGCAATCCCGGCCTGACCTCGTTGATCAAGGAAGCGATTGGCGACGGCTTCACCGACGACGCCGAGCGTCTGACGGCGCTTGCCCCGTTCGCCGAGGACGCCGCTTTCCGAGAGCGCTTCACCGCTGTGAAGCGTGCCAACAAGGTCGCGCTCGCCGAATATCTGCGTGGCGAGATGGGGCTTCGGCTCGATCCGTCGGCGATGTTCGACGTGCAGATCAAGCGCATCCACGAATATAAGCGCCAGCTGCTCAACATCATCGAGACGGTCGCGCTCTACGACCAGATCCGCAGCCACCCCGAGCGTGACTGGACCCCGCGCGTCAAGCTGTTCGCGGGCAAGGCCGCGTCGAGTTATCACCAGGCCAAACTGATCATCAAGCTGGCCGGCGACGTCGCGCGGCGGGTGAACGCCGACCCGTCGATCGGCGGGCTGCTGAAGGTCGCGTTCGTCCCCAATTACAACGTCAGCCTTGCCGAGCGGATGGTGCCCGCCGCCGACCTGTCGGAACAGATCTCGACCGCCGGTATGGAGGCATCGGGCACCGGCAACATGAAGTTCGCGCTGAACGGGGCGCTGACGATCGGCACGCTCGACGGCGCCAACGTCGAGATTCGCGACCATGTCGGTGCGGAGAATATCGTGATCTTCGGGCTGACCGCCGACGAAGTCGCGGCGAAGCGCGCCGACGGCTACGTGCCCCGCGAGGTGATCGAAAATTCGGCGGAACTGGCGCAGGCGGTGAACGCGATCGCCTCTGGCGTGTTCTCACCGGATGACCACGACCGCTACCGCGATCTCATGAACGGCCTGTACGACCATGACTGGTTCATGGTGGCAGCCGATTTCGACGCCTATGCCGCCGCACAGCGCGACGTGGATGCGCGCTGGGGCGATCGCGATGGCTGGGCACGGGCCGCGATCCGCAATGTCGCCAACATGGGGTGGTTCTCCTCCGATCGCACGATCGGGGACTATGCGCGCGACATCTGGGGCGTGAAGTGA
- the glgC gene encoding glucose-1-phosphate adenylyltransferase encodes MDERRNQPLARDAMAYVLAGGRGSRLKELTDTRAKPAVYFGGKSRIIDFALSNAINSGIRRIGVATQYKAHSLIRHLQRGWNFLRPERNESFDILPASQRISEFQWYEGTADAVYQNIDIIAESAPEFMVILAGDHIYKMDYEIMLRQHCDSGADVTVACMEVPRMEAVAFGVMHVDNDDRIVDFVEKPADPPAIPGQPDVALASLGIYVFNTKLLIEELRRDAATPGSSRDFGKDIIPYLVRHGHAHAHRFSASCVRSPEEPAAYWRDVGTVDAYWEANIDLTDVVPQLDLYDREWPLWTYSELTPPAKFVHDIDGRRGQAVSSLIAGDTIISGSSVHRSLVSTGVRAHSHSLLDEAVVLPYCKIGRHARLSKVVIDRGVIIPDGLIVGEDPELDGHRFRRTEKGVCLITQPMIDRLEL; translated from the coding sequence GTGGATGAACGCAGAAACCAGCCGCTGGCACGCGATGCCATGGCCTATGTTCTCGCGGGAGGACGCGGCAGCCGCCTCAAGGAACTAACCGATACGCGCGCGAAACCAGCCGTCTATTTCGGAGGAAAGAGCCGCATCATCGACTTCGCCCTGTCGAACGCGATCAACTCGGGCATTCGTCGCATCGGCGTTGCTACCCAATACAAGGCGCATTCGCTGATCCGCCATCTTCAGCGTGGCTGGAACTTCCTGCGGCCGGAGCGCAACGAGAGCTTCGACATTCTTCCCGCCTCACAGCGTATCAGCGAATTCCAGTGGTATGAGGGGACTGCGGACGCGGTCTACCAGAACATCGATATCATCGCGGAGAGCGCGCCGGAGTTCATGGTCATCCTGGCGGGCGATCATATCTACAAGATGGATTACGAGATCATGCTGCGCCAGCACTGCGACAGCGGTGCCGATGTGACGGTCGCGTGCATGGAAGTCCCGCGAATGGAGGCGGTGGCGTTCGGCGTGATGCACGTCGACAACGACGATCGGATCGTCGATTTCGTCGAGAAGCCCGCCGATCCGCCGGCGATCCCCGGCCAGCCCGACGTCGCGCTCGCCAGCCTCGGCATCTACGTCTTCAACACAAAGCTGTTGATCGAGGAGTTGCGACGCGACGCTGCCACACCGGGATCGAGCCGTGATTTCGGCAAGGACATCATCCCCTATCTGGTCAGGCATGGTCATGCGCACGCGCACCGCTTCTCGGCCAGTTGCGTCCGTTCGCCCGAGGAGCCTGCCGCCTATTGGCGGGATGTCGGGACGGTGGATGCCTATTGGGAAGCGAACATCGACCTCACCGACGTCGTGCCGCAACTCGATCTGTACGACCGCGAGTGGCCGCTCTGGACATATTCCGAGCTGACGCCGCCCGCCAAGTTCGTCCACGACATCGACGGGCGACGCGGGCAAGCGGTGTCGAGCCTTATCGCAGGCGACACGATCATCTCCGGATCGAGCGTCCACCGCAGCCTGGTATCGACGGGCGTACGTGCGCACAGCCATTCGTTGCTCGATGAAGCGGTGGTGCTGCCGTATTGCAAGATCGGTCGTCACGCACGGCTGAGCAAGGTGGTGATCGACCGCGGCGTCATCATCCCCGACGGCCTGATCGTCGGCGAGGATCCCGAGCTCGACGGCCATCGTTTCCGACGTACCGAAAAAGGCGTCTGCCTGATCACGCAACCGATGATCGACCGGCTGGAGCTCTGA
- a CDS encoding PilZ domain-containing protein → MASKPLIDNRREPRLPAECRGLARLAVSIEILDASAAGLRARTALPLATGTLLKLTLPGNAERHARVAWVDGNLFGCEFMKPLNARELRDLVDATTNAAPYAVCE, encoded by the coding sequence ATGGCATCCAAACCGCTGATCGACAACCGTCGCGAGCCACGGCTGCCGGCTGAATGCCGCGGGCTGGCGCGGCTCGCGGTATCTATCGAGATACTCGATGCATCGGCCGCGGGACTGCGCGCGCGCACGGCACTGCCGCTGGCGACGGGAACGCTGCTGAAGCTGACGCTGCCGGGCAATGCCGAGCGGCATGCGCGCGTGGCGTGGGTGGACGGCAATCTGTTCGGCTGCGAGTTCATGAAGCCGTTGAACGCCAGGGAATTGCGCGACCTGGTCGATGCGACGACGAACGCCGCACCCTATGCCGTTTGCGAATAG
- a CDS encoding alpha-D-glucose phosphate-specific phosphoglucomutase, whose amino-acid sequence MIRTVPTTPFTDQKPGTSGLRKKVKVFQQPNYAENFIQSVFDVVEGKTGATLVIGGDGRYLNREVIQTAIRMAAAAGFARVVVGQGGILSTPAASNVIRRRGAIGGLVLSASHNPGGPEEDFGIKYNVANGGPAPEKVTDAIHARTLSIDAWHAADTADIDLDALGDVTVEGMTVEVIDSVSDYAELMETLFDFAAIRAAKLTMAFDAMSAVTGPYATEILERRLGFAPGTVRNGIPLEDFGGHHPDPNLVHAHELYETMMADDAPDFGAASDGDGDRNLIIGRARFITPSDSLAMLAANAHLAPGYRQGLKGIARSMPTSAAADRVAAKLGIPSFETPTGWKFFGNLLDAGMATICGEESAGTGSDHVREKDGLWAVLLWLNILAATGKSVDRIARDHWAEYGRNYYARHDYEGVDSAAADTLMAELRGKLATLPGTSFGALTVATADDFAYEDPTDASVSRNQGVRVLFEGGSRVVFRLSGTGTSGATLRVYLERYEPADGDLDAETGAMLADIVAAADAIAGIRAHTGREQPDVVT is encoded by the coding sequence ATGATCCGTACCGTTCCGACCACGCCCTTTACCGATCAGAAGCCGGGCACTTCGGGCCTGCGCAAGAAGGTGAAGGTATTCCAGCAGCCGAACTACGCCGAAAATTTCATCCAGTCGGTGTTCGACGTGGTGGAGGGCAAGACCGGCGCGACGCTGGTGATCGGCGGCGATGGTCGCTACCTCAACCGCGAGGTGATCCAGACCGCGATCCGCATGGCCGCCGCGGCCGGGTTCGCGCGCGTCGTCGTCGGGCAGGGCGGTATCCTTTCTACCCCGGCCGCCTCCAACGTGATTCGCCGGCGCGGCGCGATCGGCGGTTTGGTGCTGTCGGCCAGCCACAATCCCGGCGGGCCTGAAGAAGATTTCGGCATCAAGTACAATGTCGCCAACGGCGGCCCGGCGCCCGAGAAGGTCACCGACGCAATCCACGCCCGTACCCTGTCGATCGACGCCTGGCACGCTGCCGATACCGCGGACATCGATCTCGATGCGCTCGGCGACGTGACGGTCGAGGGCATGACCGTCGAGGTGATCGATTCCGTCTCCGACTATGCCGAACTGATGGAGACGTTGTTCGATTTCGCCGCGATCCGCGCCGCAAAGCTGACGATGGCTTTCGACGCGATGAGCGCGGTGACCGGCCCGTATGCGACCGAGATCCTGGAGCGCCGGCTCGGTTTCGCGCCCGGCACGGTGCGCAATGGCATCCCGCTGGAGGATTTCGGCGGCCATCATCCGGACCCCAATCTCGTCCACGCGCACGAACTTTACGAAACGATGATGGCCGACGACGCGCCCGATTTCGGTGCGGCATCGGACGGCGACGGCGACCGCAACCTCATCATCGGGCGTGCGCGCTTCATCACGCCGTCGGACAGCCTCGCGATGCTCGCCGCCAACGCGCATCTTGCGCCCGGCTATCGGCAGGGGTTGAAGGGGATCGCCCGCTCGATGCCGACCAGCGCGGCGGCGGATCGCGTCGCCGCGAAGCTCGGCATCCCGTCGTTCGAAACGCCGACCGGCTGGAAGTTCTTCGGCAACCTGCTCGACGCCGGCATGGCGACGATCTGCGGGGAGGAGAGTGCCGGTACCGGCAGCGATCACGTTCGCGAGAAGGACGGGCTGTGGGCGGTGCTGCTGTGGCTCAACATCCTCGCTGCGACCGGCAAGAGCGTCGACCGGATCGCACGCGACCATTGGGCGGAATATGGTCGCAATTACTACGCTCGTCACGATTACGAGGGCGTCGACAGCGCTGCGGCCGACACGTTGATGGCCGAATTGCGTGGCAAGCTCGCCACGCTGCCTGGCACGTCGTTCGGCGCGCTCACGGTCGCGACCGCGGACGACTTCGCTTATGAGGACCCGACCGATGCGTCGGTCAGCCGCAATCAGGGCGTTCGCGTGCTGTTCGAAGGTGGCAGCCGCGTCGTCTTCCGCCTGTCGGGCACCGGCACCAGTGGCGCGACGTTGCGCGTGTACCTCGAACGCTACGAACCGGCGGATGGCGATCTTGATGCCGAGACCGGCGCGATGCTCGCCGACATCGTCGCCGCGGCCGACGCGATCGCCGGCATCCGGGCGCATACCGGACGCGAGCAGCCCGACGTCGTGACGTGA
- the glgA gene encoding glycogen synthase GlgA, whose product MTISVLSVASEAYPLVKTGGLGDVVGALPAALEAHDVTVTTLIPGYPRVMAAVKESAVLHDWPDLLGAPARLLSGALGGHKLLVLDAPGYFAREGGPYGDPSGRDWDDNWRRFAAFARAAADLASGAVKGFRFDVLHAHDWQAGLAPAYLRFAPAGGRVARSVMTIHNIAFQGRYDAGIFGSLALPDRAFAVDGVEYYGGVGFLKSGLEAADAITTVSPTYAAEILRPDFGMGLEGLIRTRQDRVSGIVNGIDPAVWNPAADAALPERYDAATLSARAANKRALEAAFALEPGDGPLFCVITRLTWQKGMDVLADTVDALVAGGGRLALLGSGDPGIEQAFIAAAKRHPGRVAVRIGYDEALSHLMQGGADAILIPSRFEPCGLTQLYGLAYGCVPVVARTGGLADTIIHANDAALDARVATGIQFDAVTHESLARAIALAIRLHAIPERWTSLQRAGMAADFSWATSGRRYADLYRELLSA is encoded by the coding sequence ATGACGATCTCGGTCCTGTCGGTCGCGTCCGAAGCCTATCCGCTGGTCAAGACCGGCGGGCTGGGTGACGTGGTCGGCGCGCTGCCCGCCGCCTTGGAAGCACATGACGTCACCGTCACCACGCTCATCCCCGGCTATCCGCGCGTGATGGCGGCGGTGAAGGAGTCGGCGGTGCTTCACGACTGGCCAGACCTGCTCGGCGCGCCGGCACGACTGCTGTCGGGGGCGCTTGGCGGGCACAAGTTGCTGGTGCTCGACGCCCCGGGTTATTTCGCGCGGGAGGGCGGGCCATACGGTGATCCGTCGGGACGCGATTGGGACGACAATTGGCGCCGCTTCGCCGCGTTCGCGCGTGCGGCCGCCGATCTGGCTTCCGGCGCGGTCAAGGGTTTTCGCTTCGACGTGCTGCACGCACACGACTGGCAGGCCGGGCTCGCACCCGCCTACCTCCGCTTCGCACCGGCCGGCGGGCGTGTCGCGCGTTCGGTAATGACGATCCACAACATCGCCTTTCAGGGGCGCTACGACGCCGGGATCTTCGGCTCGCTCGCGCTGCCCGACCGCGCCTTCGCGGTCGATGGCGTCGAATATTACGGCGGGGTCGGCTTCCTGAAGTCCGGACTGGAGGCCGCCGATGCGATCACCACCGTCAGCCCGACCTATGCAGCCGAAATCCTGCGCCCCGACTTCGGCATGGGTCTGGAGGGATTGATCCGCACGCGACAGGATCGCGTGTCGGGCATCGTCAACGGAATCGATCCGGCGGTGTGGAACCCTGCCGCGGACGCTGCCCTCCCGGAGCGCTATGACGCCGCCACGCTGTCGGCGCGTGCCGCGAACAAGCGGGCGCTGGAGGCAGCGTTCGCGCTGGAGCCGGGCGACGGCCCGCTATTCTGCGTCATAACGCGGCTGACGTGGCAGAAGGGCATGGACGTGCTTGCCGATACCGTCGATGCGCTGGTCGCGGGCGGCGGGCGGCTCGCGCTGCTCGGCTCCGGCGACCCCGGGATCGAACAGGCCTTCATCGCGGCGGCGAAGCGGCACCCGGGGCGGGTCGCCGTGCGGATCGGCTACGACGAGGCGCTGTCGCACCTGATGCAGGGCGGAGCCGACGCGATCCTGATCCCGTCGCGGTTCGAACCGTGCGGGCTGACCCAGCTTTACGGCCTTGCTTATGGTTGCGTGCCGGTGGTGGCGCGGACCGGCGGGCTGGCCGACACGATCATCCACGCCAACGATGCCGCGCTCGACGCGCGTGTGGCGACCGGTATCCAGTTCGATGCGGTCACGCACGAGTCACTGGCGCGCGCCATTGCGCTTGCGATACGACTACACGCCATTCCCGAACGCTGGACCTCGCTCCAGCGCGCGGGCATGGCCGCGGACTTCTCCTGGGCGACCAGTGGACGCCGTTATGCCGACCTCTACCGGGAGCTGCTGTCAGCATGA